ATGGCAGGTATAAAAGCCGAGCGATCCATTTCTATGTTGAAATCCTCGCAAGTCGTGTTGGTCACAGAATTTGTTACGAACACAAATCCAATTGGTAGAATCTATAACATCGTTCAGCATCCGACGATAGGTGGTCCCTTTCTTGATGAATCCACCATAGTCGACACCAACGCTACCCGCGGCTTTATGCAGGAGCGCTCCATGCCGAATCCGGAAGATCCTGAAGTGCGCTGGCCAATATCACTCACCAAGGACGGTACCGAAGTGGACTTGCGTTTTTTGAAAAACGATCCTTCACCGAACGTGGTTTCTTTCATTGTGGAAGAAGAGTATGGATGGGTCACCGCAATCAGCCCAACTACTGGCCTGTTAGTTGGCTACTTGTGGAAAGCTTCGGATTACCCTTGGGTAAATATTTGGAGGCATGTCAAAGATGGAAACCCCTTCGCCCGTGGTCTTGAGTTTGGAACGACAGGACTCCACAAACCTGGCCACGACCTGGTTGCCAAAGGGAAGATCTTTGATCACTCGCTCTACCGCTACATCGATGCCGATGAGACTCAGGAATTCAGCTACGCTCTGTTTCTGCTCGAGGTCCCAGAAGATTTTAAGGGGGTTGCCGATCTAACTTATCGAGATGGAGAATTAACGCTCGTCGAAAATAAAGGAAAAGAACGACAGTTCAAACTTACTGCAGGCAACCTGTTTTAAGGGGGTGCGATTTCAAAAGATGTCACACACTATTTGTACGCTATTTTATGGTAGGTCTGTACAGGCCCTAATGCTCCGGTTCTAAGACGGCTCGCTCGGCGATCGAGCCCTACCCAAATCAGAATAGTTGCGACTACCTAAAGTTAAGCGGCTCTAGACTTTCGAACAACGTATCAATAACGAATTCCGAATCGCGGCCTCGCGGAGAGGTCTCACTTTTTTGAAATCTGGATCGAGACGAAAATCGTCGAAGGCTTTTTGATTGGGCCATTCGACGAAAAACACGAGGTCTCCATCGAACTCGCCGATTAAGGATTCATCCGGATGATATAAGTCCGTTGCTTTACCTCCATATTTCACCACAAACCCTAGAGCCGCATTCAAGTATTCTTGATATTTCTCTGCGCCACCCTCGGGCTTAAACCACAGCGCATTCATCATATAGATCTTTTCTTTGTCAGCCATAGTTTCCTTTTACGTTTTACGGTTCGAGCGTTTGAATAAGTTGTTTGCTCAGGAAATTTCATCCATCAATCGCCTCAGCTCGCTTGCGGGCCATTGACCGGGTGCGTTGGATACGCGAAGATAACCATAGTTCAGGACTGATCCAGCGCGCGCCAGCACCAGTCTCGATAATTTGCCAAGCGGGCCCATTCCCATCGCGCTGACCGGCATTTCGGTGGCTTCGACCAGCTCGGCCAAATTAAATACATCGACCATCTGTTCGACCACGACAGCGATCTTCACGATATCGACACCTATCTCTAAGGCGCTTCCGACTGCGTCGTGAAGATCGATCAAAGCCGGCATCATTTCAAAATCATGCATGGTGCCAATGAGGATGACGCCAGCAGCCTGAGCTTTGTTGGCCAACTCACACAACAGCTGTGAATCCTGAAGCGAGCGCAATTCAAGGTCGATCATCGCAGCTTTGGGGACGAAACGGGCAAGCAGCTCATGGCGCTCTGATTCATCCAGATCTCCTACGCCGCCCTCATCTGGGTGACGCGCAGTGATGAGAACTCGGCCCTCCAACTTATTCGCAACGGACTCTGCCAGGTCGAGATGCTCCCGTAGGTTATCGAGCCGGAACTCAAAGACGTCGATCTCCATGGGTGGACCTTCCTGATCAAGGAATAACAAATCCTCCACCGTTGTGACCGTCCCGATCACTAGCTGCCTTTCTTTAAGATTTTGAAAATTACTCTTAATCATCCTTATTTTAATATAAACATTCGACTTGCCGAAATTCCAAGACATCCAAGCGTTAAGACTTGCAGAGTCAATACCACCATTTTTAAGGATGGAGACGAGCATTGCAAAAATGGTCTGGCAATCACACTACAACCATTTGATTAAGGCCGGAAGACTCATGAAACGAACCTGCATGTCTTTAAATTTTCGGGTGAATGTTCGGTCTACGTCGTTAGCGAGGATAACTTTATCTGATTCCGGATGACTTTGGTGGAAGGCAGCCAGGTTTCCAATGTCGCCAGGATTCGCTTTCCACTTCGTTTCTATAGCACATGGCGGCTTGCCCCGTCGCAACAACACAAAATCTACCTCCCGTTTTTGTTTATCCCGCCAATATCTCAATTGATCCTTCCAGCCATGGGCACAAAACTGGTTGAGTACGAAATGCTCCCATAGCGGACCTCTATCCTCTTCGCGAATTGTTGACCAGCCTCGCTGGTAAGCTACGAATCCTGTATCGAAGCAATAGACTTTTGGTGCCGAGATAATTTCTTTTGTTTTATACTTGAAGAAAGGTTTAAGAACAAAAAAGACGTAAGTCTCCTGTAGTATTTGCAGATAGTTGGAAAGGGTAGGCCGGCTCGCCCCAACTGGGCTAGCTAGTGAGCTGGCCTCGAACATTCCCCCGCTCTGTTGGACTAGAAGTTCGAAAAAGCGAAAGAAAGATGCTCTACGCTCAACCCTGAAAAGCTCCTGAACATCTTTTGCCCAATAAGCCTCCATCCATTCCTGGTAATCCTTTTCCGGATACTTCTCAGCTAGGTAAAACGGAGGCAGACCACCTCTGATAAAACGGTGATCCCAACCGAAGTTTTCAAACGCCTCCCAATCTTCGAGAATCATCGGTGATAGCCAGATGTCATGTTTTCGTCCTGCCAGGGTATCTTTAAACTTTGCGGATGCCCCTAGTGTTGAGGAACCGGTTGCGATGATTTTCGTTTCGGGAAAATGGTCAGCGGCAATTTTCAGTAATTCCGAGGGATTATCTAATCGGTGTATCTCGTCCAAAGCGATGCGTCGTCCTTTCAGTGATCCCAAGAATTCTTCAGGGTCCCCTATTTCGCGCCGCACACGCGGGAGTTCACAGTCAAAGTATTCTACGCTTTCCAGGCTTTGACAAAGCACGGTCTTGCCCGAGCGTCTCACCCCGCTTAGCCAAATCAGACTGCGCTCTTTCCAGGCCGACTCTATGCGGTTTATCCAATATTTTCTTTTAACCATCAGCAAAGCATTCTTCATATAGTATAACTATATGCAACTCTATTTTCATATGGTAAATTTGTGAATGTACCTAATTTAGGGCAGATCAGGTAAGTCGACCAACCTATAAACTCCCTCTTCTCAAATTAAAACCTTGTGCAGTTCCAACATTTTAGCACATTGAAATCATGATTCGATTCTTTCTTCTTCTCACTTCAACCCTGACCCTAACGCTAAGCACAAGCTTTGCCCATAAGCCCAATATTCTATTCATCGCTATCGATGATCAAAACGACTGGATCGGCTGCATGGATGGCCATCCGCTGGTTCAAACACCGAACATCGACAAGCTTGCCGCTCGCGGAACGCTCTTTACCAATGCCCATACACAATCCCCGTTGTGTAATTCTTCGCGCACGAGTTTGATGGTGGGTCTTCGCCCAAGCACCACAGGAATTCACGGACTCGCTCCCTGGTTCAGAGATGTGCCTCAGTGGAAAGACCTCATTTCGCTACCGCAACATTTCGCCAACAACGGCTACCAGACTTACAGCAACGGGAAAATCTATCATAGCATCCGTAGTCAACCAGCAGATACGCCTAATCCAGAGTTCCAGCATTGGGGTTCGCGGGGTGGGGTAGGTTCCACACCGCCTCAGAAACTAATTCCTACAACTCCCTTTGGTAACCATCCTTTAATGGACTGGGGAGTGTGGCCCGACGATAATGACGATACCAAAAAAGGCGATTGGGATGTCGCTTCTCAGGCAATCAAAATGCTTGAAAACATGCCCGATGGAAAACCCTTTTTTCTGTCCGCTGGTTTCTTTCTCCCACATGTTCCCTGTTTCGCTACTCAGAAGTGGTTCGACCTTTATCCCAACGACGAATCGGTGCTGCCCCCCATGCGGAAGGATGACAGAGATGATACCTCTCGTTCTTCCTGGTGGATTCATTGGAGTTTGCCTGAGCCACGCCTAAAATGGCTCGAAGAAAATAATCAGGTCATCAATCTCGCCCGCTCTTACATGGCGTCGACCAGCTTTGTGGATAGCCAGATTGGTCGCATCCTCGACGCACTCGAAAAGTCAGGCCACAAGGATGACACGATCGTAGTTCTATGGAGTGACCATGGTTATCACCTCGGTGAGAAATTGATCACCGGGAAAAATACACTCTGGCGCCGCTCTACCCGGATACCACTTATTTTTGCCGGACCTGGAGTAACTCCGGGTCAACGCTCCAATCGACCTGCAGAGCTGCTCGACATCTATCCTACATTGGTGGACCTCGTGGATCTACCTGAGGTCGATCATCTCGAAGGACTAAGTCTGACACCTCAGTTAACCAACGCGCAAGCTCCTCGGAAACGCCCTGCTATCACTTCTCATAATCAGGGCAACTATTCCATCGTGTCTGAAGAATGGCGTTACATTCACTACGTCGACGGAGCCGAAGAACTCTACGATATTGTCAACGATCCGAACGAATGGACGAACCTCGCCGGCAACAGCGAAAACGAACCTGTATTGAAATCCATGCGAAAATGGTTACCTAAAATCGACAATGGTCCCACGCCTGGAAGCGGTGCCCGGATTCTGACCTACTACGACAGAACCCCTGTTTGGGAAGGCCAGGTCATTGGCAAAAACGACCCTATTCCTCACGACAAGAAGTGAATAGTGTTTTTCCTTTTAATTAATCGATTAAGATTAAGATGAGGATTAAGATTAAGAGTAAGAGTAAGATTGAGATTGAGAGTAAGATTGAGATGAGAATGGCGAAACGCGGTCATTCCCGGCGATACCTGTTAACTCTCTTTCCGATTTACCGCAAACCCTCAGGAGCCAACTCGCCGATTGAACTTGCCAGTTCGTCGGTATCGTCTGCGTGGGTACTCTCCTTCGGTTGAGGCACTGGAGTGTCGAACTCATAATTCGGGTCGGCCTTTTGTCGTTCCCAGGTTTCGCGCATCTCTCGCCACGCGCCAAGGACCGTGCGCGGTTCGGGCATGTCTTCTGAGATTTCTTTGGCTAACTTCTTGAGGTTGTAGCAGGGAACTGCCGCATACATGTGGTGCTCAGTATGCCAGTTCATGTGCCAGTAGAGAAACTCGACCAGCGGATTGAGTTTGGTTGAACGCGTACTTTTGCGAAAATCCGGGATGTTGTCGCGCAAGCCACAGTGCTGGGTCATGCCAGTAAGGTAACGAAGCCAATTGGCAGTAAACGCAAAACAAGAGACGATAATGGGCAATATCCACAGACCACTCACGATCGAAACTGCCAGCAAGGATCCGTGGAAAAGCAGTAGCAGGCGCGACCACCATACCGACTTCCTGAATTCCTCTGGCTGATCCTCGTGCAAAGCCTGCAGCCATTCTCTACTCGGAGCCTTTGTCGATCCGACGACTCCACAAGCCGATTTCAGGGTGACCCAGATCGTTGAGAGAAGACCGCCCTTGGCGAAACTGCGTCCCGGTTGAGTGAATACGTTCACCGTAAATAGTTGGACTAGGAGGTGCCAACGCAACGAGGGCACAAGTGGACTCAAGTTTTCCCGATCTGCTTCGGGGAATTGAGTATAGCGATGATGATAGGTGTGGCTAAGGCCGTAGTCGAATGGATCCCACCAGCTTAAAAGGCTAACCAGATAGAGGAAACATTTATTCAGCCACCTGGATTGAAATACGGTGCCATGACCTAGTTCATGCGCACCGATTCCCGAAAAGAAACTTCCAATCGATCCGTGCAAGAATAGCGCGCCAAAAAATCCAACCCAAATCTGTTGCTGCCAAAAGTAAAACGAAAGAGCGCCGGTGGCTACAAGTAATAGCAAGTGTCCTCCCGCTTGAACCAATCCTTTCAAATCACTTCGTATCGACAACTCACGAAGTTTTGCGCGCTCGACCGGACAACGATACCACGACACTCGAAGGTCTTTTCTTACTTCAGCAAGCGGTCTATAGGTGGTGCTCATTAGTCTGTGGTGTCGTTTTCTTTTAGAAAATTGAGATTAAAGTGTGGCTGCAGCTTCCATACAATTAATTTCTCTTTTGGAGGTTTAGGGATTTCGAACAAATAAAAAACTAATACATGCTTATGTGTTCGATCAGGTAGGATTTTATTTGTCGTGCCATCCGACTCGCCCGCTTTCGTTTGCACTTGGCATTTACCCCACGTGTCGCCATCTGAATTCTATGACCCCATATTCCCTGCTCGACTTGGTTCCCGTTATCGAAGGTGGTAATATCGCCCAGGCCATCGCTAACGCCGTCGACCTCGCTACCCACGCTGAGAGCCTCGGCTTTAAGCGCTATTGGGTGGCTGAACATCACGGCATGCCGGGCATCGCCAGTGCCGCCACCTCGGTGGTGATCGGCCACATTGCAGAGGCTACCAAAACAATCCGGGTCGGTGCCGGTGGTATCATGCTCCCCAACCATGCGCCCTTGGTGATAGCCGAACAATTCGGCACGCTGGCAGCGCTCTATCCGGATCGCATTGATTTGGGGCTGGGGCGGGCACCGGGAAGCGACCAGCTCGTCGCCAAGGCGATTCGCCGTACGCTTAGCAGCGACCCGCAAGCTTTTCCCCGCGACGTGATGGAGTTGCAAAGCTATTTTGCCGACGATGGGAAAACAGGCATCACCGCCACCCCGGGTGCAGGCACCGAAATCCCGCTCTACATTTTAGGCAGCAGCCTCTTCGGCGCGCAAGTCGCCGCTGCGCTGGGCCTTCCCTATGCTTTCGCCAGCCATTTCGCTCCGGAAATGCTCGACCATGCACTCATGATCTATCGAGACGAATTCCGCCCCAGTGCGCAGTTAAGCAAACCCTACGCCTTCGGTGCCATGACCATAATAGCCGCAGAAACTGATGAAGAAGCGGAATTTCTGGCCAGCTCGCTCCAGCAAAGTTTCATTCGCCTCCGCACCGGCACACCCGGCCAATTGCCCCCACCGATCAAGGACTATAAGCAAAGTCTGCCTCCTCAATACGCTTCGATCCTCAACAGTGTTTTGGAATGCAGCGCCATAGGCGGTCCCGAAAAGGTAAAGGAAGATGTCGCGCGCTTCATCGAGCGCACACAGGCCGACGAAATCATCATCACCAGTTCGATATTCGACCATCAAAAACGCAAAGCCAGCCTCGAAATTGCTGCCTCCGTCTTCTGATTTCCCCAAAATCCACCATTCAGGCGTCTTGCGCTGAACCGAGTGGAAGACGACTTCGCCCAAGCAAATCATAGTCTTGAAAAGGAGTCGTTTCCTGGTTCTTGGACATGCTCATGTCTTTTAGCCACTTTAAAAATATCGTCTGGATTCAACGAGGAATCAGCGATTTAAAGAAAAAGTGCATTTTCTCAAAATTTCTTTAATGGTTTTTCCAAGTCAGGTGTTGTTTCATTCGGTAGGTCTACTATTTTTCTACCTGCTCAACTTATTGAATGAAAGATCAGGACACAGAACAGGCGCGGTGGTTCGTAGACGAGGTCCTCCCCCACGAAAACGACCTTCGTGGCTGGCTGCGCACCCGCTTCCCATCCATTGGGGATGTCGACGATCTGGTTCAGGAGGCTTTTACGCGCTTACTCAAGGCGCACGGTTCCGGACCAATTGTTAATCCGCGGGCATTTCTGTTCGTAGTTACCAGGAATCTCGCGCTCAACCAACTGCGCCATTTGAAGTACGAACGTCCTCAGGGTGCCACCGAGGTCGATCCATTGAGTATTATGGACGAGGTGAACAGCCCGCCGGAATCCATGGTCGTTAAGGAAGAATTTCAACATTTAATCCAGGCAATCCAATCTTTACCCAACCGTTGCCGTCAGGTGATGACCTTACGCAAGATTTACGGTTTGTCCCAAAAGGAGGTCGCCAAAAAACTGGGAATATCCGAGCATACGGTGGAAGCACAAGGCACCATCGGACTGCGCAAATGCATCGCATTTTTCCGGCAACAGGGATATACCTCCCGATTCGCAAAATGAAAGATTCAACACCCGATTTTAATGAGGACTCGCAGGTCGAACAAGCAGCAGCCGAATGGGTGCTGAGGATAGACCGAGGCCTGACTGCGCAGGAACAGGATGACTACACTGAATGGTTGGTCGAAGACCCAAGTCACCGGGAAGCTATGGCTCTCTTCGAATGGGGTTGGGAGGAATTCGACCGTTTGGCTGGATTGCAGACCACACACCATGCGCAGGTGGATCCCGATCTACTGGCTCCTGGTAATGCGTTTATTCCGGAACCCAAAAGAAACCGGAAACTGATTGCCTGGATGACGGCTCTTCCCGTCGCCGCCGCGCTGGCGTTGACGGTGTATTTTTCCTGGCCAACCCAGGAACCGGGCGGAATGGAGATAAAACCCGCGATCGAATTGATGGCGCGCATCGAGCAACGTTTGCTGGAGGATGGTTCCAAGGTGGAAATTAATCGCGGTGCTGTTGTCGAGGTTGTCTATTCGGCAAACGAACGCCGCGTAAACCTCACCAAAGGTGAAGCTAATTTCAAAGTGGCGAAAGACCCGGGTCGACCGTTTATCGTCAATGTGGCGGGTGTGGATGTTCGGGCGGTGGGTACCATCTTCAGTGTGAAATTGTCCAATGACGAAGTCGGAGTGATTGTTACAGAAGGCAAAGTAAGTGTTCTCACTAAATCTTCAGAAACCAGACCAGACATAGCCGTCGAAGATTCATTTCTCGGGATAGGCCAACGTGGAATTGTGAAACTGAATTCCAAGATTCCCTATGTGGAAGTGACCAACCTGAGCCTGCCGGAAATTGAGGAAGTCATGCGGTGGCAACCACGGTTGCTTGATTTTGATTCGGCACCCTTGGGCCTGATTGTGGAAGAGTTTAATCGCAGCAATCCAATCCAGGTTGTGCTCGGTGATCCGTCCTTGGAAATGATCAAGCTAAGCAGTTCATTTTGGTCGGACAATGTGGAAGGGTTTGTTCGTTTGATGGAATCCAGCTTCGGCATGAAAGCCGATTGGCGTGGAAGCAGGGAGATTGTTCTGCGAGAAGCCCAATAGTCCAAAATTTTCACCGATGATTGATTTAATTGTAGGAGGGGGTTTATCCCCCGATCACTTTGTAGGCCTTCGAACAATCGGGGGATAAACCCACTCCTACAGCATAGCTTCGAACCTAAACCCCATCCATGCAACCGGATCGCCAATCATTCACACATCTCATCCTCGTTTTGGGGTTTGTTTTTTCCTTCCTTCTCACCGGGTGTTCGGAAAAAGAAACCACCCGTTTGGACATACCTGAAGGCTTCGCCACGAACACGCTTAAGGAATTCGCCAGGCAGGCGAATGTCGAAATCATTTTTGATCCGCAAAGTGTTTATGGAGTAAAGACCCATGCGGTAAGCGGAGAGCATGAACCCCGTTCTGCCCTGCGTATCATGCTCAAGGATACTCCTCTGACCGTTGATTTTGACGCCGAGTCTGGAGCCTACGCCGTAATTCGTATTAAGCTATCAGGAAATTTCAACTGTGCCCCATTGTTCGATACGATTGCAGGAATTTCTTATACTCAATTTTTGATACAAAACTAAAAAATGATTATTAACTTAAATTTCTTTTAACGGAAAAAGCGGCGTTGAGGTTTGTTTTCTCTGAACAACCCAATCTCTTCTTATGTTCGACGCCGCTAAATTGCTCTTCACAACATGTTTGTTTCGACACATGATTTTTGGCGAGGGCTTTTGTCTGCGGCGGTTCTTCTCCTTATGTTCTCCGCAAGATCAATAGCCTCTGACATCCAATCCTTCGATTTGGATGGTGGCGATGCTACGCAAACTCTGAAGGAGTTCGCGAAGCAATCTCGCCTCAGCATTGTCTTTGATCCGCAGGGTGTGAAGGGAGTTCAGACTCAGGAAGTAGTTGGGATGTTGTTACCCAAGGATGCGCTGGAGCGCATGCTTGAAGGCACGCCTCTTGTTTTCAAACAGGATTTGGAAACGGGTGCGTTTGCCATAACGCGGTCGGAGATTCCGTCTCTAGACCAGGTAATCATAACCTCAGAATCAGAACAAAAACCCATTCAAAAGACTGATATGAACGCAAAAAAGAACAATTGGTTTAAAACACTCTCAGCAGTATTAACCCTAGGGACAACGATCGCAGGGGCTCAGCCAAGTAGCGATGAGGATCAAGTTTATGACTTAAGCCCATTCACAATTCAATCCGATGAAACGGTTGGTTATTTGGCTACAAGCACGCTATCTGGGACTCGAATAAAAACGGATCTCAAGGACCTTGGAGCAGCGATATCTGTGGTCACTTCAGAATTAATGAGTGACCTTGGTGCCACCGATGCAGCAACACTACTTTCTTACACAACGAACACGGAGGTCGGAGGCAATAATGGAAATTTCACCGGTGCAGAACCCGATGCATTTGGACGTTTTTTGCAACCAGATGCACGAACAAATCCCCAACTGAACCAACGCATTCGAGGATTGGGTAATGCAGATTTAACCAGAGGGCTTTTCCTGACTGATATCGCATTTGATAGCTATAATACTGACCGGATTACCGTAAGTAGGGGTCCAAACTCGCTTCTTTTCGGAATAGGAAGTCCAGGTGGCGTCATCGATAATTCTACAAAGCAGGCAGTGCATAACACTGATTTTGGTGAGGTAAAATTCCGGCTAGATAATTACGGGAGTTTTAGATCGGAAATTGATATCAACCGCAATTTGATAGATGGGCGGGTCTCGTTGCGAATTGCGGCTCTGAGAGACGATGTGCAATACAAGCAGGATCCTGCATTTAATTTGGACGAACGATTTTATGCGGCACTAAATGTAATTTTATTACCTAACAGCAACAGTAGTTTTCTCGATGAGACCAGATTTAGGGCGAATGGGGAAACCGGTACATCCGGTGGTTCACCCTTGGAAATCATTCCCCCCACGGTTGGTTACCATAATTGGTTTGAGCCGATACCGGCTTCCATTCAGCAGTACATCGGGACAACGGCTCCTCTTACTACTGTTTCTCCTAGTGAAGGAGGAACTTGGGAGTTCCAAGCGTTGCATGACGATCCGCTCGGAACCGGCAGCAATGAATCTCGTGTAAACACTAATATTCATCCAACTCTTTTCCGTCAGGCAGGAATTGTATATGCTACAAGAGGATCTGAGGCTGATGTTGGTTGTTGTGGTGGGATACAGGGGTTCAATGGATTGACCCCATGGTCAAGATCTAGAGATACACTTGATAGCACGGGTTTAGCGGGAACCCCGCTTGCTATAAACACATTTGGGGCTAACGCACCCGGTGACACACCTGTGAGCCAGGTTCGTCACTATATGACCAACAGTACCTACGGTGAAAGCTATGCAATAGGATTTGCTGCCCCGACCTTGCAAAACCGTGACGTATTCGACTACCGCAATCACATGTATAGTAATGGAATTGACCGAGTTAGCAGAGATTTCAATGCTGTTAATTTCGCATTAGAGCAGAGCTTTTTTAAGAATCAGGCGGGTATTGAAATTGCTTATGACAAGCAATCATACAAATCACACCAAGACTTTCCATTTTCAGGTGGAGAAGGTGGCAGTACTACTGGTCCTTACGACATTAGCATAGACAATTCGGTATACTTGACCAATGGGCAGCTCAATCCGAACCTCGGAAGGGCTCTTACGCGTGTCAGAGGCCCACGAGAGAAATTTGATGAAATCGAGCGAGAAACTGTTCGCGTGACAGCATTTGCGAAACTGGATTTTAGAGAAAAATCTGGATGGATGAAATTTCTGGGGCATCATCAATTCACCGGATTGTATAATGACCATACGAGAGATAATTTAGGGTCGGATTTTAGAGATTCCATTAATAGTAACGAGTTTAACATAAAATCTGCTCTGCAGAGTGAATTTCCCGATAGCCGAAGAACTCTCAATATAATGGCATATACTAGTGAACAATCACTTATTGGTGTGCAATCGATGGACGATATCCGTCTCCATCCCATCGATATCCAAAAATATGAACCTGGATACGAATTTAACTATCATTATGTAGATACGACACCTGCTGGACCGTTGAATAATGGTGTTGCCGGAGACAGAACAATTAAAGCCGGGACCGCTTTCATAGAGCAATTCCTGAGTGATCAGAGTATCTCTAGGACCTCTATCGAAGCGAAGGCCATTTCTTGGCAGAGTTACTTTTTGGATGATCATATCGTTGGGCTTTACGGGTATCGTGAGGATGACACGGAAAGTTTTTCCAGAAACAATGAGGACGAAGCTGGCTTCTCAAGAAGGTTGCCGAACGGACACCATGATCCAAATTTCACCAAGCTTTCATCAACTCCTAGTTTGGTTGAAACCGGAGATACTACAACCTGGAGCGTAATTGGCCGGTATCCTGAAAAGTTTATGGGCGAGCTTCCTTTCGGTATGGACTTGCAAGTCCACTATGCGGAATCGGAAAATTTCAATCCAATTGGTCTCCGTAACAATGCCTTGGGTCAACCTATCGGTCAGCCTACAGGCTCAACTAAGGAATATGGATTTCTGATCAGTTTGGATGATAATAAGTATTCAATAAAATTCAACTGGTTTGAAACTGATTTAGCCGATATCTCGGCAGGGCTCGGTTTTGATTTGGCTAACCACGTGTTTGATCGAATAGAAGAACATCGCATGGGTGAATTGACCGGTATCCCTTGGGCAGATCACATTCCATCAGGAGTAAACGGTGGCCCTGCTTCTTTCCCGATACAGAGTTATGATAGCTGGTATAGTGCCCAGTTAGGGGCTCTTCCTCAAGCCTTGGTGGACGTTGTAAATCCACGGCAGGTCGACACGGACGGAGATGGTTTATGGAATGAATATGTATACGACGA
The sequence above is a segment of the Verrucomicrobiota bacterium genome. Coding sequences within it:
- a CDS encoding TonB-dependent receptor, with the translated sequence MFVSTHDFWRGLLSAAVLLLMFSARSIASDIQSFDLDGGDATQTLKEFAKQSRLSIVFDPQGVKGVQTQEVVGMLLPKDALERMLEGTPLVFKQDLETGAFAITRSEIPSLDQVIITSESEQKPIQKTDMNAKKNNWFKTLSAVLTLGTTIAGAQPSSDEDQVYDLSPFTIQSDETVGYLATSTLSGTRIKTDLKDLGAAISVVTSELMSDLGATDAATLLSYTTNTEVGGNNGNFTGAEPDAFGRFLQPDARTNPQLNQRIRGLGNADLTRGLFLTDIAFDSYNTDRITVSRGPNSLLFGIGSPGGVIDNSTKQAVHNTDFGEVKFRLDNYGSFRSEIDINRNLIDGRVSLRIAALRDDVQYKQDPAFNLDERFYAALNVILLPNSNSSFLDETRFRANGETGTSGGSPLEIIPPTVGYHNWFEPIPASIQQYIGTTAPLTTVSPSEGGTWEFQALHDDPLGTGSNESRVNTNIHPTLFRQAGIVYATRGSEADVGCCGGIQGFNGLTPWSRSRDTLDSTGLAGTPLAINTFGANAPGDTPVSQVRHYMTNSTYGESYAIGFAAPTLQNRDVFDYRNHMYSNGIDRVSRDFNAVNFALEQSFFKNQAGIEIAYDKQSYKSHQDFPFSGGEGGSTTGPYDISIDNSVYLTNGQLNPNLGRALTRVRGPREKFDEIERETVRVTAFAKLDFREKSGWMKFLGHHQFTGLYNDHTRDNLGSDFRDSINSNEFNIKSALQSEFPDSRRTLNIMAYTSEQSLIGVQSMDDIRLHPIDIQKYEPGYEFNYHYVDTTPAGPLNNGVAGDRTIKAGTAFIEQFLSDQSISRTSIEAKAISWQSYFLDDHIVGLYGYREDDTESFSRNNEDEAGFSRRLPNGHHDPNFTKLSSTPSLVETGDTTTWSVIGRYPEKFMGELPFGMDLQVHYAESENFNPIGLRNNALGQPIGQPTGSTKEYGFLISLDDNKYSIKFNWFETDLADISAGLGFDLANHVFDRIEEHRMGELTGIPWADHIPSGVNGGPASFPIQSYDSWYSAQLGALPQALVDVVNPRQVDTDGDGLWNEYVYDDIPNIGSTQGRVAEGFEVEFVANPTSSWRLMANISKQETVQNDTASVMSETVESYISAVQSARLGELFEDGFLQRSNFVYDVPLFTSILAPIRAAKALDGTVSSEQRKWRFTGVSTYEFSEGLFQGFSVGGAVRWEDSAATGYEFVLEPESGVTIPDLSKPFFGDELFSGDAWITYRKRLFDEKIDWTVQLNVRNLVGESGDIPIKTNPDGQLSVVRIPNPRTVYLSNSFKF
- a CDS encoding STN domain-containing protein, with product MQPDRQSFTHLILVLGFVFSFLLTGCSEKETTRLDIPEGFATNTLKEFARQANVEIIFDPQSVYGVKTHAVSGEHEPRSALRIMLKDTPLTVDFDAESGAYAVIRIKLSGNFNCAPLFDTIAGISYTQFLIQN